One region of Streptomyces sp. CG4 genomic DNA includes:
- a CDS encoding roadblock/LC7 domain-containing protein, protein MTAPSTFGLSSEARNLHWLLTNLVEEVPGIQSVAVVSSDGLLLLSSDPARTAAFREKRPAKGPRGSSADLATIVSGIGSLTIGAARLMEFGAVRHTMIAMEEGSLFVMSISDGSLLGVHGSAECDMSVVAYHMALFVGRAGHVLTPELRSELRKSLEAESTGSTR, encoded by the coding sequence TTGACCGCGCCCAGTACCTTCGGACTGAGCAGTGAGGCCCGCAACCTGCACTGGCTGCTGACCAACCTGGTCGAGGAAGTCCCCGGCATCCAGTCCGTCGCCGTGGTGTCCTCCGACGGCCTGCTCCTGCTCTCGTCCGACCCCGCCCGCACCGCCGCATTCCGCGAAAAGCGCCCGGCAAAGGGCCCCAGGGGCTCCTCCGCCGACCTCGCCACCATCGTCTCCGGCATCGGCAGCCTCACCATCGGCGCCGCCAGGCTGATGGAGTTCGGCGCGGTCAGGCACACGATGATCGCGATGGAGGAGGGCAGCCTGTTCGTCATGTCGATCAGCGACGGCTCGCTGCTCGGTGTGCACGGCTCCGCCGAGTGCGACATGAGCGTCGTGGCGTACCACATGGCGCTGTTCGTCGGCCGCGCCGGCCATGTACTGACCCCCGAACTCCGCAGCGAGCTGCGTAAATCGCTGGAAGCCGAGTCGACCGGGAGTACCCGATGA
- a CDS encoding DUF742 domain-containing protein yields the protein MSGPMKLPVRGGDRKPARVRPYSLTGGRTRFGHVLLVETFVAALEAPEERKELTNGSLTGRVMPEMRAIVELCRRMRTVAEIAALLKMPLGVVRVLLSDLADQGKIRVYGTGTGHGTGRPDRALLERVLSGLRRL from the coding sequence ATGAGCGGGCCCATGAAGCTCCCCGTGCGCGGCGGCGACCGCAAACCCGCCCGCGTCCGCCCCTACTCGCTCACCGGCGGCCGTACCCGCTTCGGCCATGTCCTGCTCGTGGAGACGTTCGTTGCGGCACTCGAAGCCCCGGAGGAGCGGAAGGAGTTGACGAACGGGTCCCTCACCGGCCGGGTCATGCCGGAGATGCGGGCCATAGTCGAACTGTGCCGCCGTATGCGCACGGTGGCCGAGATAGCCGCGCTGCTGAAGATGCCGCTCGGCGTGGTCCGCGTGCTCCTGAGCGACCTCGCGGACCAGGGAAAGATCCGTGTGTACGGCACCGGCACCGGTCACGGCACCGGCCGCCCGGACCGTGCGCTGCTGGAAAGGGTGCTGAGTGGACTCCGCCGTCTCTGA